The Mesorhizobium sp. NBSH29 genome has a segment encoding these proteins:
- a CDS encoding M24 family metallopeptidase, with protein sequence MALHFERAEFDARRDRLTIEMAEKKLDAVLLFAQESMYWLTGYDTFGFCFFQCLVVKADGSMVLLTRSADLRQARHTSTIENIVLWTDRDGSNPALDLRNLLNDLDLLGARIGIEYDTHGLTAFNGRRVDEQMQTFGQIADASGIVSRLRLFKSPAEIKKAEKAGALADDALDAALSLIKQGADEGAILAAMQGAIFEGGGDYPANEFIVGSGADALLCRYKAGRRKLTKNDQLTLEWAGVYHHYHAAMMRTVLTGKVSKRHQELYDAAVAALEAVEKAMTPGNTFGDVFDAHARVLEARGLTKHRLNACGYSLGARFTPSWMDMPMFYQGNPEPIAPDMTLFAHMIIMDSDTETAMSLGRTYLTTDAQPKSLSRHGLDLIVK encoded by the coding sequence ATGGCGCTGCATTTTGAACGCGCGGAGTTTGACGCCCGTCGCGACCGACTCACCATCGAAATGGCCGAAAAGAAGCTCGACGCAGTGCTGCTCTTCGCACAGGAGAGCATGTATTGGCTGACCGGTTATGACACGTTCGGCTTCTGCTTCTTCCAGTGCCTGGTCGTGAAGGCCGATGGCTCGATGGTTTTGCTGACGCGTTCGGCCGATCTGCGCCAGGCGCGCCACACCTCGACCATCGAAAACATCGTTTTGTGGACCGACCGCGACGGCTCGAACCCGGCGCTCGATCTGCGCAACCTTCTTAATGACCTCGACCTGCTGGGCGCGCGCATCGGCATAGAATACGACACCCACGGGTTGACCGCGTTCAACGGACGCCGTGTCGACGAGCAGATGCAGACCTTTGGCCAGATCGCCGACGCCTCAGGCATCGTTTCAAGACTGCGCCTGTTCAAGAGCCCTGCTGAGATCAAGAAGGCCGAAAAAGCCGGCGCGCTGGCGGATGACGCACTCGATGCTGCCCTGTCACTGATCAAGCAGGGGGCCGACGAAGGCGCCATCCTGGCGGCGATGCAAGGCGCAATCTTCGAGGGCGGTGGTGACTATCCGGCCAATGAATTCATCGTCGGCTCCGGTGCTGACGCGCTTTTGTGCCGCTACAAGGCCGGCCGCCGCAAGCTGACCAAGAACGACCAGCTGACGCTGGAATGGGCCGGCGTATACCATCACTATCACGCGGCCATGATGCGTACCGTCTTGACCGGAAAAGTCTCCAAGCGCCATCAGGAGCTTTACGACGCTGCCGTTGCCGCTCTGGAGGCCGTCGAAAAGGCGATGACGCCAGGCAACACGTTTGGCGACGTATTCGACGCCCATGCCAGGGTGCTGGAAGCGCGCGGCCTGACAAAACACCGGCTCAACGCCTGCGGCTATTCGCTAGGCGCCCGCTTCACCCCTTCCTGGATGGACATGCCCATGTTTTACCAGGGCAACCCCGAGCCGATCGCGCCTGACATGACGCTGTTTGCACATATGATCATTATGGATTCCGATACCGAAACCGCAATGTCGCTCGGCCGCACCTATCTGACCACTGATGCACAGCCCAAATCACTGTCGCGCCACGGCCTTGATCTGATCGTCAAGTGA
- a CDS encoding ribose-phosphate pyrophosphokinase has translation MKLFAGNSNRVLAEGVARYLNIPLGKASVRRFADQEIFVEIQENVRGEDVFILQSTSFPTNDHLMELLIMMDAFMRSSAKRITAVIPYFGYARQDRRASGRTPISAKLVANMIARAGANRVLTLDLHAGQIQGFFDIPTDNLFSVPVMARDVKAKYKQLANVMVVSPDVGGVVRARALAKRLDAQLAIVDKRRERPGESEVMNVIGDVAGKDCLLIDDIVDSGGTLCNAAEALLKNGATSVTAYITHGVLSGGAVARIGASKLQELVITDSIQPSQGVLDAPNIRVASIADLIGEAISRTATEESVSSLFD, from the coding sequence ATGAAACTTTTTGCGGGCAATTCCAATCGGGTCCTGGCCGAAGGCGTCGCACGATATCTCAACATTCCGCTTGGCAAGGCTAGCGTTCGTCGCTTCGCCGACCAGGAGATTTTTGTCGAGATCCAGGAAAATGTGCGCGGCGAGGATGTCTTCATCCTGCAGTCGACATCCTTCCCGACCAACGACCATCTGATGGAGCTCTTGATCATGATGGACGCGTTTATGCGTTCATCGGCAAAGCGCATCACTGCGGTCATCCCCTATTTCGGTTATGCGCGTCAGGATCGCCGTGCCTCCGGTCGCACGCCCATCTCGGCCAAGCTTGTCGCCAATATGATCGCCCGCGCCGGCGCCAACCGCGTTTTGACGCTTGATCTCCACGCTGGGCAGATCCAGGGCTTTTTCGACATTCCGACCGACAATTTGTTTTCGGTGCCAGTCATGGCGCGCGACGTAAAGGCCAAGTACAAGCAACTGGCCAACGTGATGGTCGTTTCGCCCGACGTAGGCGGCGTGGTGCGCGCTCGTGCGCTGGCCAAGCGCCTTGATGCGCAGCTTGCCATCGTCGACAAGCGCCGCGAGCGCCCGGGCGAATCCGAAGTAATGAACGTCATCGGCGACGTGGCCGGCAAGGATTGTCTGCTGATCGACGATATCGTCGATTCCGGTGGTACCTTGTGCAATGCCGCCGAGGCTCTGCTGAAAAATGGCGCGACCAGTGTCACCGCCTACATCACCCATGGCGTGCTTTCGGGCGGGGCGGTTGCCCGCATCGGGGCGTCCAAATTACAGGAACTGGTGATCACCGATTCCATACAGCCATCGCAGGGTGTTCTCGACGCGCCAAATATCCGCGTAGCCTCAATAGCCGACTTGATCGGCGAAGCGATCTCGCGCACCGCCACCGAAGAATCGGTATCAAGCCTGTTCGACTGA
- the chrA gene encoding chromate efflux transporter: protein MMDTHVQTAPQPTFAEATHTFARIGLLSFGGPAGQIALMHKVLVDEKAWLDEPRFLHALNYCMLLPGPEAMQLATYSGWLLHGVRGGLMAGLLFVLPGALVITLLSAIYMLVGDVPLVEGLLFGLKAAVLAVVLEALIKVSKRALKSGFMVALAVLAFVAIAVFKVPFPLIVLGAAFCGALYHLARGRDGVPSGTEVRTVSLEQMPEWTRPGAKRFASTLAVWLFIWFAPLVALHAVFGAGNVYAEQASFFSKMAAVTFGGAYAVLAYVAQQAVEVHGWLQPDEMLTGLGLAETTPGPLILVLVFVGFLGGARLSGLAPLAGGMLGAVTTLWFTFVPCFLWIFVGAPYVETLRSIRWLASALAAVTAAVVGIIANLAVWFAMHVLFDRVGETDFGLASLPVPDWQSFDATAACIALVAGIALIRYHANMIVVLGAAALAGVVLRGTFGS from the coding sequence ATGATGGACACCCATGTTCAGACAGCGCCTCAGCCGACTTTTGCTGAGGCAACCCATACCTTTGCCCGGATCGGTCTGCTGTCTTTCGGTGGCCCGGCAGGGCAGATCGCTCTGATGCATAAAGTCCTGGTGGACGAGAAAGCGTGGCTCGACGAGCCGCGCTTTTTACATGCGCTAAACTACTGCATGTTGTTGCCCGGCCCGGAAGCGATGCAACTGGCCACCTATTCAGGCTGGCTTCTGCATGGCGTGCGCGGTGGGCTGATGGCAGGGCTGTTGTTTGTCCTGCCGGGCGCGCTGGTCATCACGCTCCTGTCGGCGATCTATATGCTGGTGGGCGACGTTCCGCTCGTCGAGGGATTGTTGTTTGGGCTGAAGGCGGCGGTTCTGGCGGTCGTTCTCGAAGCACTCATAAAGGTCTCAAAGCGCGCGCTGAAATCCGGGTTCATGGTTGCGCTGGCAGTTCTTGCGTTCGTGGCCATTGCCGTTTTCAAGGTACCTTTTCCACTGATTGTGCTGGGCGCAGCTTTTTGCGGGGCATTGTACCATTTGGCCCGGGGCCGGGACGGCGTGCCTTCGGGTACCGAAGTGCGAACCGTCTCACTTGAGCAGATGCCGGAATGGACACGGCCAGGAGCAAAACGGTTCGCCTCGACGCTTGCGGTCTGGCTGTTCATATGGTTTGCGCCGCTGGTCGCGCTTCATGCCGTGTTCGGTGCCGGCAATGTCTATGCGGAGCAGGCAAGCTTCTTTTCCAAGATGGCCGCCGTCACCTTTGGTGGTGCCTATGCGGTGCTGGCCTATGTGGCGCAGCAGGCTGTGGAGGTGCATGGCTGGTTGCAACCCGACGAAATGTTGACCGGGCTTGGGTTAGCCGAGACAACACCCGGGCCGCTGATATTGGTGCTGGTGTTTGTCGGCTTTCTGGGTGGCGCGCGGCTTTCAGGGCTCGCGCCGCTTGCTGGCGGAATGCTTGGCGCCGTCACCACACTGTGGTTCACGTTTGTACCGTGCTTCCTGTGGATTTTTGTCGGCGCGCCCTATGTCGAGACGTTGCGCAGCATACGCTGGCTGGCAAGTGCGCTGGCCGCAGTGACGGCAGCAGTGGTGGGCATCATCGCCAATCTGGCGGTATGGTTTGCCATGCACGTGCTTTTCGACCGGGTTGGCGAGACCGATTTTGGTCTGGCGTCCCTGCCCGTGCCGGATTGGCAGAGCTTTGACGCGACGGCGGCATGTATTGCGCTTGTCGCCGGCATTGCGCTTATTCGCTACCACGCCAACATGATTGTCGTGCTGGGAGCAGCGGCTCTGGCCGGCGTGGTATTGCGCGGAACTTTCGGCAGCTGA